From Ignavibacteriota bacterium, the proteins below share one genomic window:
- the efp gene encoding elongation factor P: MPSTSDFRPGLVIKYNNELWTVVEFQHVNPGNWRAFVRTKLKNLKSGKVIENRFRAGEAIEIIRIERKEFQFLYRDGSGYVFMDKENYEQLTVQGEQVGDGAVFLKDGESVDILFNGTDITGIELPITVELAVTETVPGVKGDSANAGTKPARVETGAMVNVPLFISEGEVIKIDTRTGGYIERVKN; this comes from the coding sequence ATGCCCTCTACCTCTGACTTCCGACCCGGTTTGGTCATTAAATACAACAATGAATTATGGACTGTTGTCGAGTTCCAGCATGTGAACCCGGGTAACTGGCGGGCCTTCGTACGCACCAAGCTCAAGAATCTCAAGAGCGGCAAGGTGATCGAAAACCGCTTCCGGGCCGGGGAGGCCATCGAGATCATCCGCATTGAACGCAAGGAATTCCAGTTCCTGTACAGGGATGGGAGCGGGTATGTGTTCATGGATAAAGAGAACTACGAGCAGCTGACCGTTCAGGGAGAGCAGGTCGGGGACGGAGCGGTCTTCCTGAAAGACGGCGAATCCGTTGATATTCTCTTCAATGGCACGGATATCACCGGGATCGAGCTCCCGATCACAGTGGAATTGGCGGTTACGGAGACTGTTCCGGGGGTCAAGGGCGACAGTGCCAACGCGGGCACGAAGCCTGCCAGGGTGGAGACGGGCGCGATGGTGAATGTTCCCCTCTTTATTAGTGAAGGCGAAGTCATCAAGATCGACACTCGTACCGGCGGTTACATCGAGCGTGTGAAGAACTAA
- a CDS encoding DUF4296 domain-containing protein — protein sequence MLVSCNSATPPEGALTEQQFLTVYCDLLEASLRSRNTQADSSTSAQNAATALEKAGVTREAFDLTRRWYDAHPDEWKSFMEKVSVELEQREMKPPPHP from the coding sequence ATGCTCGTTTCGTGCAATTCTGCAACGCCACCCGAGGGAGCGTTGACCGAGCAGCAATTCCTGACCGTCTACTGCGATCTTCTGGAAGCATCCCTGAGGTCGCGCAATACGCAGGCCGACTCCTCCACCAGTGCTCAGAATGCCGCTACAGCGCTCGAAAAAGCCGGTGTCACACGTGAAGCATTCGATCTCACCCGGAGGTGGTACGACGCACACCCCGACGAGTGGAAGTCCTTCATGGAAAAGGTCAGCGTCGAACTCGAACAACGGGAGATGAAGCCGCCACCTCACCCATGA